One genomic segment of Burkholderia pyrrocinia includes these proteins:
- a CDS encoding AmpG family muropeptide MFS transporter, which yields MSKTPHEAPALTAHEDHPGWRAYLNTHMLICVFLGFTSGLPLFTLVYLVQAWLRSEGVNLKEIGLFALIQFPYTWKFLWAPLMDRYLPRLPGWRPGRRRGWMLLTQVLVAGAIAALGFVSPRDSIWTVAALTTLVAFFGASSDIVIDAYRRELLRDTEQGLGNAVHVNAYKLAALIPGSLALILSDHMPWDVVFAITGAFMLPGILMTLVVREPEVVGAPPRNLRDAIVLPFREFIQRDGWTGALLVIAFIFLFKIGDTMATTLSTSFFLDIGFTRTEIGIVAKTTALVASVAGGIIGGVWLVKIGIGRGLWIFGALQMVSTLGFAWLAQLGPGSPVLAALYDFTVATSHAIASGLSIFGIAVAPQFSPMTVALALVYGVETFTTGLTMAAFVAYIASTTDPRYTATQFALFTSLASVPRTLASAASGFIVAKIGWFDYFIVCTALAIPGMLLLFRIAPWNGTARNGEASRAQ from the coding sequence ATGTCGAAAACGCCACACGAGGCGCCCGCACTCACCGCTCACGAGGATCACCCCGGCTGGCGAGCCTATCTGAATACGCACATGCTGATCTGCGTGTTCCTGGGCTTCACGTCGGGCCTGCCCCTGTTCACGCTCGTCTACCTCGTGCAGGCATGGCTTCGCTCCGAGGGCGTGAACCTGAAGGAAATCGGCCTGTTCGCGCTGATCCAGTTCCCGTACACGTGGAAGTTCCTGTGGGCGCCGCTGATGGACCGCTACCTCCCGCGCCTGCCCGGCTGGCGGCCGGGCCGCCGGCGCGGCTGGATGCTGCTCACTCAGGTGCTGGTCGCGGGCGCGATCGCCGCGCTCGGCTTCGTATCGCCGCGCGACTCGATCTGGACCGTGGCCGCGCTCACGACGCTCGTCGCGTTCTTCGGCGCGAGCTCCGACATCGTGATCGACGCATATCGCCGCGAACTGCTGCGCGACACCGAGCAGGGCCTCGGCAACGCGGTGCACGTGAACGCATACAAGCTCGCCGCGCTGATCCCCGGCTCGCTGGCGCTGATCCTGTCCGACCACATGCCGTGGGATGTCGTGTTCGCGATCACCGGCGCGTTCATGCTGCCGGGCATCCTGATGACGCTCGTCGTGCGCGAGCCGGAAGTGGTCGGCGCACCGCCGCGCAACCTGCGCGACGCGATCGTGCTGCCGTTTCGCGAATTCATCCAGCGCGACGGCTGGACCGGCGCGCTGCTCGTCATCGCATTCATCTTCCTGTTCAAGATCGGCGACACGATGGCCACCACGCTGTCGACGTCGTTCTTCCTCGACATCGGCTTCACGCGCACCGAGATCGGCATCGTCGCGAAAACCACCGCGCTCGTCGCGAGCGTCGCCGGCGGCATCATCGGCGGCGTCTGGCTCGTGAAGATCGGCATCGGCCGCGGGCTGTGGATCTTCGGCGCGCTGCAGATGGTGTCGACGCTCGGCTTCGCGTGGCTCGCGCAACTCGGCCCCGGCTCGCCCGTGCTCGCGGCGCTCTACGACTTCACCGTTGCGACGAGCCACGCGATCGCATCGGGGCTGTCGATCTTCGGCATTGCCGTCGCGCCGCAATTCAGCCCGATGACGGTCGCGCTCGCGCTCGTCTACGGCGTCGAAACCTTCACCACCGGCCTGACGATGGCCGCGTTCGTCGCATATATCGCGAGCACGACCGACCCGCGCTACACGGCCACGCAGTTCGCGCTGTTCACGAGCCTCGCATCGGTGCCGCGCACGCTCGCATCGGCCGCGAGCGGCTTCATCGTCGCGAAGATCGGCTGGTTCGACTACTTCATCGTGTGCACCGCGCTCGCGATTCCCGGCATGCTGCTGCTGTTCAGGATCGCGCCGTGGAACGGCACCGCACGCAACGGCGAGGCCAGCCGTGCGCAGTGA
- the metX gene encoding homoserine O-succinyltransferase MetX: MESIGIVAPQTMHFAEPLRLQSGSALGNYQLVVETYGELNAARSNAVLVCHALNASHHVAGVYADDPRSTGWWDNMVGPGKPLDTNRFFVIGVNNLGSCFGSTGPMSIDPSTGKPYGARFPVVTVEDWVHAQARVADAFGIERFAAVMGGSLGGMQALAWSLMYPERVAHCIDIASTPKLSAQNIAFNEVARSAILSDPDFHGGDYYAHDVKPKRGLRVARMIGHITYLSDDDMAEKFGRALRRADGALDAYNFSFDVEFEVESYLRYQGDKFADYFDANTYLLITRALDYFDPAKAFDGNLTAALAQTQAKYLIASFSTDWRFAPARSREIVKALLDNKRTVTYAEIDAPHGHDAFLLDDARYHNLIRAYYERIANEVRA, from the coding sequence ATGGAATCGATCGGCATCGTCGCTCCACAGACCATGCATTTCGCCGAACCGCTGCGCTTGCAAAGCGGCAGCGCGCTCGGCAACTATCAGCTCGTCGTCGAGACGTACGGCGAGCTCAACGCCGCGCGCTCGAACGCGGTGCTCGTCTGCCACGCGCTCAACGCGTCGCATCACGTCGCCGGCGTCTACGCGGACGATCCGCGCAGCACCGGCTGGTGGGACAACATGGTCGGGCCCGGCAAGCCGCTCGACACCAACCGCTTCTTCGTGATCGGCGTGAACAACCTCGGCTCGTGCTTCGGCTCGACCGGCCCGATGAGCATCGATCCGTCGACGGGCAAGCCGTACGGCGCGCGCTTTCCGGTGGTCACCGTCGAGGACTGGGTGCATGCGCAGGCGCGCGTCGCCGACGCGTTCGGCATCGAGCGCTTCGCGGCCGTGATGGGCGGCAGCCTCGGCGGGATGCAGGCGCTCGCGTGGAGCCTGATGTATCCGGAGCGCGTCGCACACTGCATCGACATCGCGTCGACGCCGAAGCTGTCCGCGCAGAACATCGCGTTCAACGAGGTCGCGCGCTCGGCGATCCTGTCCGATCCCGACTTCCACGGCGGCGACTACTATGCGCACGACGTGAAGCCGAAGCGCGGCCTGCGCGTCGCGCGAATGATCGGCCACATCACGTACCTGTCCGACGACGACATGGCCGAGAAATTCGGCCGCGCGCTGCGCCGCGCCGACGGCGCGCTCGACGCGTACAACTTCAGCTTCGACGTCGAATTCGAGGTCGAGTCGTACCTGCGCTACCAGGGCGACAAGTTCGCCGACTACTTCGACGCGAACACATACCTGCTGATCACGCGCGCGCTCGACTACTTCGATCCGGCCAAGGCGTTCGACGGCAACCTGACCGCCGCGCTTGCGCAAACGCAGGCGAAATACCTGATCGCGAGCTTCTCGACCGACTGGCGCTTCGCGCCGGCGCGTTCGCGCGAGATCGTGAAGGCGCTGCTCGACAACAAGCGCACGGTCACCTACGCGGAAATCGACGCGCCGCACGGCCACGACGCGTTCCTGCTCGACGACGCGCGCTATCACAACCTGATCCGCGCGTATTACGAACGAATCGCCAACGAGGTGAGGGCATGA
- the slmA gene encoding nucleoid occlusion factor SlmA gives MQPTHPQDQAVTDDQASPTRTRARPKPGERRVHILQTLAAMLEAPKREKITTAALAARLDVSEAALYRHFPSKAKMYEGLIEFIEQSLFGLVNQIVAKEPNGVLQARTIALTMLNFSAKNPGMTRVLTGEALVGEDERLTERVNQLLDRIEATVKQCLRVARTEAAAPDGAAPFPLPADYDPAARASLLVSYVIGRWHRFAKGGFQKSPSEQADAHLRLILQ, from the coding sequence ATGCAGCCGACTCACCCGCAGGACCAAGCGGTAACGGACGACCAGGCATCACCCACCCGCACCCGTGCACGTCCGAAGCCGGGCGAGCGCCGCGTGCACATCCTGCAGACGCTCGCCGCGATGCTCGAGGCGCCGAAACGCGAGAAGATCACGACGGCCGCGCTGGCGGCCCGGCTCGACGTGTCGGAAGCCGCGCTGTACCGCCATTTCCCGAGCAAGGCGAAGATGTACGAAGGGCTGATCGAGTTCATCGAGCAGTCGCTGTTCGGCCTCGTCAACCAGATCGTCGCGAAGGAGCCGAACGGCGTGCTGCAGGCCCGCACGATCGCGCTGACGATGCTCAATTTCTCCGCGAAGAACCCCGGGATGACGCGCGTGCTGACCGGCGAAGCGCTGGTCGGCGAGGACGAACGGCTCACCGAACGCGTGAACCAGTTGCTCGATCGCATCGAGGCGACCGTCAAGCAATGCCTGCGGGTCGCGCGCACGGAAGCTGCCGCGCCCGACGGTGCCGCGCCCTTCCCGCTGCCGGCCGATTACGACCCGGCTGCGCGCGCAAGCCTGCTCGTCAGCTACGTGATCGGCAGGTGGCACCGCTTCGCGAAAGGCGGATTCCAGAAATCGCCGAGCGAGCAGGCCGACGCGCATTTGCGGCTGATCCTGCAGTAA
- the argB gene encoding acetylglutamate kinase, which yields MSEPIDLSQIAPTLKAEILAEALPYIRRYHGKTVVIKYGGNAMTEERLKQGFARDVILLKLVGINPVIVHGGGPQIDQALKKIGKAGTFIQGMRVTDEETMEVVEWVLGGEVQQDIVTLINHFGGHAVGLTGKDGGLIHARKLLMPDRDNPGQYIDIGQVGEVEAINPAVVKALQDDAFIPVISPIGFGEDGLSYNINADLVAGKLATVLNAEKLLMMTNIPGVMDKDGNLLTDLSAREIDALFEDGTISGGMLPKISSALDAAKSGVKSVHIVDGRIEHSVLLEILTEQPFGTMIRSH from the coding sequence ATGTCCGAGCCCATCGACCTCTCGCAGATCGCCCCCACGCTGAAAGCAGAAATCCTCGCCGAGGCGCTGCCGTACATCCGCCGCTACCACGGCAAGACCGTGGTCATCAAATACGGCGGCAATGCGATGACGGAAGAACGGCTCAAGCAAGGCTTCGCACGCGACGTGATCCTGCTGAAACTGGTCGGCATCAATCCGGTGATCGTCCACGGCGGCGGTCCGCAGATCGACCAGGCGCTGAAAAAGATCGGCAAGGCCGGCACCTTCATCCAGGGCATGCGCGTCACCGACGAAGAGACGATGGAAGTCGTCGAATGGGTGCTGGGCGGCGAAGTGCAGCAGGACATCGTGACGCTGATCAACCACTTCGGCGGCCACGCGGTGGGCCTGACGGGCAAGGACGGCGGCCTGATCCATGCGCGCAAGCTGCTGATGCCGGACCGCGACAACCCGGGCCAGTACATCGACATCGGCCAGGTCGGCGAAGTCGAGGCGATCAACCCGGCGGTCGTGAAGGCGCTGCAGGACGACGCGTTCATCCCGGTGATCTCGCCGATCGGCTTCGGCGAAGACGGCCTGTCGTACAACATCAACGCGGACCTCGTCGCGGGCAAGCTCGCCACGGTGCTGAACGCCGAGAAGCTGCTGATGATGACCAACATCCCGGGCGTGATGGACAAGGACGGCAACCTGCTGACCGATTTGTCCGCACGCGAGATCGACGCGCTGTTCGAGGACGGCACGATCTCCGGCGGCATGCTGCCGAAGATTTCGTCGGCGCTCGACGCCGCGAAGAGCGGCGTGAAGTCGGTGCACATCGTCGACGGCCGGATCGAGCACTCGGTGCTGCTGGAAATCCTGACCGAGCAGCCGTTCGGCACGATGATCCGCTCGCATTGA
- a CDS encoding AraC family transcriptional regulator: MSFQPLFADAGERVQRRMIELHTRLAPNEGDTLAALDGVRLIRVSRPAPRMPVLYEPNIIVVCQGRKLGYLGDRSFVYDAQQYLVLSVPLPFECETFASMDEPFLAISIRIDLAVIAELAILLDETLGAAASEPLGVYSTPLDAPLADAVVRLLEALASPHDTRVLGPAIMREIAYRVLTGAQGDAIRAALVQQHHFGRIAKALRRIHAELKADLDVETLAREAGMSLAVFHAQFKHVTATSPMQYVKAARLHQARLMMVQDGVGAGTAAARVGYASASQFSREFKRLFGRSPGDEVRWMRESGGRPIAADVDA; encoded by the coding sequence ATGAGCTTCCAGCCCCTTTTTGCCGATGCGGGCGAGCGTGTGCAGCGCCGCATGATCGAGCTGCACACGCGTCTCGCGCCGAACGAGGGCGACACGCTCGCGGCGCTCGACGGCGTACGCTTGATTCGCGTGAGTCGTCCCGCGCCGCGCATGCCGGTGCTGTACGAACCCAACATCATCGTCGTGTGCCAGGGGCGCAAGCTCGGCTATCTCGGCGACCGTTCGTTCGTCTACGACGCGCAGCAGTATCTCGTGCTGTCGGTGCCGCTGCCGTTCGAATGCGAGACCTTCGCGAGCATGGACGAGCCGTTTCTCGCGATCTCGATCCGCATTGATCTCGCGGTGATCGCCGAGCTCGCGATCCTGCTCGACGAGACGCTCGGCGCGGCCGCCAGCGAGCCGCTCGGCGTCTACTCGACGCCGCTCGACGCGCCGCTGGCCGACGCGGTGGTGCGGCTGCTCGAAGCGCTCGCGTCGCCGCACGACACGCGCGTGCTGGGGCCGGCGATCATGCGCGAGATCGCGTATCGCGTGCTGACGGGAGCGCAGGGCGACGCGATCCGCGCGGCGCTCGTGCAGCAGCATCACTTCGGCCGCATCGCGAAGGCACTGCGGCGCATCCATGCGGAGTTGAAGGCCGATCTCGACGTCGAGACGCTTGCGCGCGAGGCGGGGATGAGCCTCGCGGTGTTCCACGCGCAGTTCAAGCATGTGACGGCGACGTCGCCGATGCAGTACGTGAAGGCCGCGCGCCTGCATCAGGCGCGGCTGATGATGGTGCAGGACGGGGTCGGCGCCGGCACGGCTGCCGCGCGCGTCGGTTATGCGAGCGCGTCGCAGTTCAGCCGCGAGTTCAAGCGGCTGTTCGGCCGCAGCCCCGGTGACGAGGTGCGCTGGATGCGTGAGAGCGGAGGCCGGCCGATCGCGGCGGACGTGGACGCATAG
- a CDS encoding M48 family metallopeptidase, translating to MRSDRLRRVARVAASLSVGAAALAAGFAHAADTGAAAAGSAPAATQATPSAPATSAAPVPPSAAEAAQPTGATASAKAYTPTPQQVRYGNEIAFRTLLPSPLLEQLTANEYAQIVQAAADSNRLLPANQPRVKRLRAIVAKLAPYSVKWNDRVKNWAWDVNAIRSRDIRLTCLPGGKVLVYGGLLDRVRLNDDELGVLLAHGIAHALREHARSNFSAASQTSLRAAALPPLFGVGDPLPQALNLGERLQALRYDPTDETEADVIGGDIAARAGFDPRAAITLWDKLAVATRANKATGFIYTHPYSTARRQDLLNRLPDLMPLYAKAIGKRVDALPDYAGISAQRRKVVRR from the coding sequence GTGCGCAGTGACCGCCTGCGCCGCGTCGCGCGCGTTGCGGCTTCGTTGAGCGTCGGTGCCGCGGCACTCGCCGCGGGGTTCGCGCACGCGGCCGACACCGGTGCGGCCGCGGCGGGCTCCGCGCCGGCCGCTACGCAGGCAACGCCATCCGCGCCGGCGACTTCCGCCGCGCCCGTCCCGCCGTCCGCCGCCGAAGCCGCGCAGCCGACCGGCGCCACCGCGTCGGCGAAGGCTTATACGCCGACGCCGCAGCAGGTCCGCTACGGCAACGAGATCGCGTTCCGTACGCTGCTTCCGTCGCCGCTGCTCGAACAGCTCACCGCGAACGAATACGCGCAGATCGTGCAGGCGGCAGCCGACAGCAACCGCCTGCTGCCCGCGAACCAGCCGCGCGTGAAGCGCCTGCGCGCGATCGTCGCGAAGCTCGCGCCGTATTCGGTGAAGTGGAACGATCGCGTGAAGAACTGGGCGTGGGACGTCAACGCGATCCGCTCGCGCGACATCCGCCTGACCTGCCTGCCGGGCGGCAAGGTGCTCGTGTACGGCGGCCTGCTCGACCGCGTCCGCCTGAACGACGACGAGCTCGGCGTGCTGCTCGCGCACGGCATCGCGCACGCGCTGCGCGAACACGCGCGCAGCAACTTCAGCGCGGCGTCGCAGACGTCGCTGCGCGCAGCCGCGCTGCCGCCGCTGTTCGGCGTCGGCGATCCGCTGCCGCAGGCACTGAACCTCGGCGAGCGCCTTCAGGCGCTCCGCTACGACCCGACCGACGAGACCGAAGCCGACGTGATCGGCGGCGACATCGCCGCCCGCGCGGGCTTCGATCCGCGCGCGGCGATCACGCTGTGGGACAAGCTCGCGGTCGCGACGCGCGCGAACAAGGCGACAGGCTTCATCTACACGCACCCGTACAGCACCGCCCGGCGCCAGGATCTGCTGAACCGCCTGCCGGACCTGATGCCGCTGTACGCGAAGGCGATAGGCAAGCGCGTCGACGCGCTGCCCGACTACGCGGGCATCAGCGCGCAGCGGCGCAAGGTCGTGCGGCGCTGA
- the metW gene encoding methionine biosynthesis protein MetW, translating into MNQQALNSLSARADFRTIARWVEPRSTVLDLGCGDGSLLALLMEELDVTGYGIELNDAGVLASAKNGINVIQQNLEDGLRLFEDHSFDIAILSQTLQTIHQTAAILRETARVGRECIVSFPNFGYWSHRLSVLHGRMPVSKSLPYQWHNTPNVRVLTIKDFEALAPEVGVTILDRVVLHEGQPIRWGANWRGSLAVYRVKRS; encoded by the coding sequence ATGAACCAGCAAGCGCTGAATTCCCTGTCCGCGCGCGCGGACTTCCGCACGATCGCACGCTGGGTCGAGCCGCGCTCGACCGTGCTCGACCTCGGCTGCGGCGACGGCTCGCTGCTCGCGCTGCTGATGGAGGAGCTGGACGTCACCGGCTACGGGATCGAACTGAACGACGCGGGCGTGCTCGCAAGCGCGAAGAACGGCATCAACGTGATCCAGCAGAACCTCGAGGACGGCCTGCGCCTGTTCGAGGACCACAGCTTCGACATCGCGATCCTGTCGCAAACGCTGCAGACGATCCACCAGACGGCCGCGATCCTGCGCGAAACGGCGCGCGTCGGCCGCGAGTGCATCGTGTCGTTCCCGAACTTCGGCTACTGGTCGCACCGGCTGTCGGTGCTGCACGGCCGGATGCCCGTGTCGAAATCGCTGCCGTACCAGTGGCACAACACGCCGAACGTGCGGGTGCTGACGATCAAGGATTTCGAGGCGCTCGCGCCCGAAGTCGGCGTCACGATCCTCGACCGCGTCGTGCTGCACGAAGGCCAGCCGATTCGATGGGGAGCGAACTGGCGTGGTAGTCTTGCTGTCTACCGCGTCAAGCGCAGCTGA
- a CDS encoding pyrimidine 5'-nucleotidase: MSTRRPPASPDLPAPLRRRRISRSRPRAGAPVWLFDLDNTLHHASHAIFPEINRAMTQYIIDALQVERAEADRLRTGYTQRYGAALLGLTRHHPIDPHDFLRVVHTFADLPAMVRAERGLARIIAALPGRKFVLTNAPENYARAVLRELRIERLFERVIAIEHMRDRRTWRAKPDHMMLRRTLRAAHARITDAILVEDTRGHLKRYKRLGIGTVWITGHLPGHLPGTGRPLYVDQRIRSLKSLRQGTRSGRQKCSRLTRRTKR; encoded by the coding sequence TTGAGCACACGCCGCCCGCCAGCCAGCCCTGACCTGCCGGCCCCGCTGCGGCGCCGGCGCATCTCGCGCAGCCGGCCGCGCGCCGGCGCGCCCGTCTGGCTGTTCGATCTCGACAACACGCTGCACCACGCGTCGCACGCGATCTTTCCCGAGATCAACCGGGCGATGACGCAGTACATCATCGACGCGCTGCAGGTCGAGCGCGCCGAAGCCGACCGCTTGCGCACCGGCTACACGCAGCGCTACGGCGCCGCGCTTCTCGGCCTCACGCGCCATCACCCGATCGATCCGCACGACTTCCTGCGCGTGGTCCACACGTTCGCCGATCTTCCCGCGATGGTGCGCGCCGAGCGCGGCCTCGCGCGCATCATCGCCGCGCTGCCGGGCCGCAAGTTCGTGCTGACCAACGCGCCGGAGAACTATGCGCGCGCGGTGCTGCGCGAGTTGCGCATCGAGCGCCTGTTCGAGCGCGTGATCGCGATCGAGCACATGCGCGACCGCCGCACGTGGCGCGCGAAACCCGACCACATGATGCTGCGCCGAACGCTGCGCGCCGCGCACGCACGGATCACCGACGCGATCCTCGTCGAGGACACGCGCGGCCACCTGAAGCGCTACAAGCGCCTCGGCATCGGCACGGTCTGGATTACCGGCCATCTTCCCGGCCACCTGCCGGGTACCGGCCGCCCGCTTTATGTCGACCAGCGCATTCGTTCGCTAAAATCGCTCCGACAGGGCACTCGATCGGGGCGACAGAAATGCAGCCGACTCACCCGCAGGACCAAGCGGTAA
- a CDS encoding NAD(P)-dependent alcohol dehydrogenase, whose protein sequence is MSTTYAYAATDSQSPLAPFEFQRRALRDLDVQIDVLYCGVCHSDLHQARNEWRNTIYPVVPGHEIVGRVTATGPQVSRFKVGELVGVGCLVDSCRTCASCADGLEQYCENGFVGTYNGQDRVTGDVTYGGYSTQLVVDEAFVLRVPDTLDPAGAAPLLCAGITTYSPLRQWNVGPGKKVGIVGLGGLGHMGVKLARAMGAHVVLFTTSPSKIDDGKRVGAHEVVISKDEAQMNAHLNSFDFILNTVAAQHDLNPFLHLLKRDGTMTLVGAPEHDHPSPQVFNLIFKRRRLAGSLIGGIAETQEMLDFCAEHGITSDIETIPMQQINAAYERMLKSDVKYRFVVDMASIKH, encoded by the coding sequence ATGAGCACCACCTACGCTTACGCGGCAACCGATTCGCAGTCGCCGCTCGCCCCGTTCGAATTCCAGCGTCGCGCGCTGCGCGACCTCGACGTCCAGATCGACGTCCTCTACTGCGGCGTCTGCCACTCGGACCTGCACCAGGCGCGCAACGAATGGCGCAACACGATCTATCCGGTCGTGCCGGGCCATGAAATCGTCGGCCGCGTGACCGCGACCGGCCCGCAGGTATCGCGCTTCAAGGTCGGCGAACTGGTCGGCGTCGGCTGCCTCGTCGATTCGTGCCGCACCTGCGCGAGCTGCGCCGACGGCCTCGAGCAGTATTGCGAGAACGGCTTCGTCGGCACCTACAACGGTCAGGACCGCGTGACGGGCGACGTCACGTACGGCGGCTATTCGACGCAGCTCGTCGTCGACGAGGCGTTCGTGCTGCGCGTGCCCGACACGCTCGACCCGGCCGGCGCCGCGCCGCTGCTGTGCGCGGGGATCACGACCTACTCGCCGCTGCGACAGTGGAACGTCGGCCCCGGCAAGAAGGTCGGCATCGTCGGTCTCGGCGGCCTCGGCCACATGGGTGTGAAGCTGGCGCGCGCGATGGGCGCGCACGTCGTGCTGTTCACGACGTCGCCGTCGAAGATCGACGACGGCAAGCGCGTCGGCGCGCACGAGGTCGTGATCTCGAAGGACGAAGCGCAGATGAACGCGCACCTGAACAGCTTCGACTTCATCCTGAACACGGTCGCCGCGCAGCACGACCTGAACCCGTTCCTGCACCTGCTGAAGCGCGACGGCACGATGACGCTGGTCGGCGCGCCGGAGCACGACCATCCGTCGCCGCAGGTGTTCAACCTGATCTTCAAGCGCCGCCGCCTTGCTGGCTCGCTGATCGGCGGGATCGCGGAAACGCAGGAAATGCTCGACTTCTGCGCGGAGCACGGGATCACGTCGGATATCGAGACGATTCCGATGCAGCAGATCAATGCGGCCTACGAGCGGATGCTGAAGAGCGACGTGAAGTACCGGTTCGTGGTGGACATGGCGTCGATCAAGCACTGA
- a CDS encoding polyphosphate kinase 2 family protein produces MAKQPSLDDFRVPYSTREKEAAAFTLDAFDPAAKPFSSGSKDADRERLSAVSTELDVQQERLHTQQKKRVLLVLQGMDTSGKDGTVRAVFREVDPLGLRVVSFKAPTPIEAAHDFLWRVHAQVPAAGELAIFNRSHYEDVLVPRVLDTIDGKECERRYRQIRDFETMLVENGTTIIKCFLHISKDEQRERLQARIDDPAKHWKFDISDLDARKHWDAYQSAYRDALAATSAEHAPWYVIPADSKTHRNVMIAELLLRTMTDMKLEFPPPKPELEGVKIR; encoded by the coding sequence ATGGCGAAACAACCGTCGCTCGACGATTTCCGCGTGCCTTACAGCACGCGCGAGAAGGAAGCCGCCGCATTCACGCTCGATGCATTCGACCCGGCCGCGAAGCCGTTTTCGTCCGGTTCGAAGGACGCCGACCGCGAACGGCTGTCGGCCGTGTCGACCGAACTCGACGTGCAGCAGGAGCGTCTGCACACGCAGCAGAAGAAGCGCGTGCTGCTCGTGCTGCAGGGGATGGATACCAGCGGCAAGGACGGCACCGTGCGCGCGGTGTTCCGCGAGGTCGATCCGCTCGGCCTGCGCGTCGTGTCGTTCAAGGCGCCGACGCCGATCGAGGCCGCGCACGATTTCCTGTGGCGCGTGCATGCACAGGTGCCGGCCGCGGGCGAGCTTGCGATCTTCAACCGCAGCCACTATGAAGACGTGCTCGTGCCGCGCGTGCTCGACACGATCGACGGCAAGGAATGCGAGCGCCGCTACCGGCAGATCCGCGATTTCGAGACGATGCTGGTCGAGAACGGCACGACGATCATCAAGTGCTTCCTGCACATCTCGAAGGACGAGCAGCGTGAGCGGCTGCAGGCGCGCATCGACGATCCGGCCAAGCACTGGAAGTTCGACATCTCCGATCTCGACGCGCGCAAGCACTGGGACGCGTACCAGTCCGCGTACCGCGACGCGCTTGCCGCGACGTCGGCCGAGCATGCGCCGTGGTACGTGATCCCGGCGGATTCGAAGACGCACCGCAACGTGATGATCGCCGAGCTGCTGCTGCGCACGATGACCGACATGAAGCTGGAATTCCCGCCGCCGAAGCCCGAGCTCGAAGGCGTGAAGATCCGTTAA
- a CDS encoding exodeoxyribonuclease III, which translates to MMRVITANLNGIRSAAKKGFFDWLGEQNADCVCVQEIKVSADDLPAEFVEPHGFRSYFHHAEKKGYSGAGVYSRHEPDDVIIGFGSSEFDSEGRYVEARYGKLSVVSVYVPSGSSGEERQQAKYRFMDEFMPHLAQLKKKREVILCGDVNIVHKEIDIKNWKSNQKNSGCLPEEREWLTKLFDDVGYVDVFRTLDPRAEQYTWWSNRGQAYAKNVGWRIDYQIATPGVAGTAKSTSIFKDIKFSDHAPLTIDYDYKK; encoded by the coding sequence ATGATGCGAGTGATTACCGCCAACCTGAACGGCATCCGCTCCGCCGCGAAGAAGGGCTTCTTCGACTGGCTCGGCGAACAGAACGCCGATTGCGTGTGCGTGCAGGAAATCAAGGTATCGGCCGACGACCTGCCGGCCGAATTCGTCGAGCCGCACGGCTTCAGGAGCTACTTCCACCACGCCGAGAAGAAGGGCTACAGCGGCGCGGGCGTGTACAGCCGCCACGAGCCCGATGACGTGATCATCGGCTTCGGCAGCAGCGAATTCGATTCCGAGGGGCGCTACGTCGAGGCGCGCTACGGCAAGCTGTCGGTCGTGTCGGTGTACGTGCCGTCCGGCTCGAGCGGCGAAGAGCGCCAGCAGGCGAAGTACCGCTTCATGGACGAGTTCATGCCGCACCTCGCTCAGCTCAAGAAGAAGCGCGAAGTGATCCTGTGCGGCGACGTGAACATCGTCCACAAGGAAATCGACATCAAGAACTGGAAGAGCAACCAGAAGAACTCGGGCTGCCTGCCGGAAGAACGCGAGTGGCTCACGAAGCTGTTCGACGATGTCGGTTATGTCGACGTGTTCCGCACGCTCGACCCGCGCGCCGAGCAGTACACGTGGTGGAGCAACCGCGGCCAGGCGTATGCGAAGAACGTCGGGTGGCGGATCGACTACCAGATCGCGACGCCGGGCGTGGCCGGTACTGCGAAAAGCACGTCGATCTTCAAGGACATCAAGTTCAGCGATCATGCGCCGCTGACGATCGATTACGACTACAAGAAGTGA
- a CDS encoding cysteine-rich CWC family protein produces the protein MTDSAADARSAPRRARCPHCGRGFDCGARTQPFDCWCASMPTLRGGTPPAPGTRCLCPECLADEIAQRMAGATG, from the coding sequence ATGACCGATTCCGCCGCCGACGCCCGTTCCGCCCCGCGCCGTGCGCGCTGCCCGCACTGCGGGCGCGGCTTCGACTGCGGCGCCCGCACGCAGCCGTTCGACTGCTGGTGCGCGTCGATGCCGACGCTGCGCGGCGGCACGCCGCCTGCGCCCGGCACGCGCTGTCTGTGTCCCGAGTGCCTCGCCGACGAGATCGCGCAGCGCATGGCCGGCGCGACCGGCTGA